The DNA segment cgaaCTCGGCCAGAATCTCAGTCTCTGGATAGCCACTGCGGACGCTTCGGAGAGACCTGAGGGCATCGCTGTCACGAGACTTGGTAAGGTACCACGTTGGTGAAtcatcgacgaagaagagcCCGACGAAAAGGATGAGAGGGAAGAGGATTCCGAGGCCAAGAGGGAGACGAAATGACATGGCGGACATTTCAGTACTCATGGCCCAGTTGACACCGCTCGCGACGATGGCTGctgtgttgatgagaacgaTAGACATTCCGACGATGGCGCCACGGACGTTTTCGGGTGCAATCTCGGCCATGTAAGTTGAGCCAAGCACAATGAAGAGCCAGATAGCAACATCTGAGAGACAAGGTCAGTGAACACGGACAAGCTAGAGTTGGCAGATCAAGACTTACTCGCAATCCAACGACCGACGACTATCTCAGCCAGCCCAAACGCAGCAGTCTGGATGGCGCTCCCGACAGCACTAAATATGCAGCCTACAAGGATCATCTTCTTACGGCCGTATTTATCAGCGAACTGGGCTGCGAGGGGCAGTCCGAGAACACAGCCAGTGACTGGTAGagctgtcatgatggagatgtcgGTCGAGGTCAGGTATGGGGTACCATTGGGAAGACGGGTGTGAGACATTTGGTTGACGAAAGGGACCATGGCTAGGATACCGCCGCTGATGGCGCCGTCATAGCCAAAGGTGaagaaggccattgccatGAGGAAGGCTGATGAGTAATGTTAGTTAAATGTGCCTTGAGACAATGACAATGGGAGGAACTGACTGGAGTAGACCAACTTTGGACTTCGGAAGAAGTTTGCCAGCGAGTTTGTTCGCGGCGACGCATGATGGACGTCGGCAGTCATGGCGAAGGTGGAGGTGAGTACCGATtagaggagatgaagaaaggaaacAAGGAGAAGTATGATGTGACCAATATTGGATCAATTGATCTCAAGAGATAAGAGTCTTGAAGTCTGAGAATGCCAATTGCAAGATAACGGAGTCCAACCGATGGGCTCACGAGAAGTTATATACAAACCCCGACACCAAGCCTCAAGCCCGGGACGAAAACATGGAGGTACTGCAGCTTGGAGAAAGTGGAGAGAGTTTTCTGGGGCCGAAAATCTGGGGAATGGGGAGACAAACGATACGACAGAGACTTCATCGTACCTACAGATCCCCTAAGCTAAATGTGCTCTATCACTCTTTGGGCCAAAACCCGCGAGGCCGGGTCATGTGAGGGGGAAGAGAAAGGGTTGCCGCGATGCGCAGCCGAGGGAGACGGGGATATTCCCAAAATGGCCAAGTACGGCGCCACTTAAGTTTGGGTGCAACCTGTATAAGACGAAACTTAACCGCTGAGTTTAAGCGGCTAACTCactcttggcaagcttggaACGGTATTTCAGCTCATCAGATACAAAATCGTATATTTATTACTGCCTGCAGTTGACTGTCTGCGTTTGTTTGAAGCACCCAAATATGACAGTCTCAGACTATACCCTCAACCACCCAGAGCTAGGCAGCATTATCGGCTTAGCTagagacgatgatgttgttcagTTTCGCGGTATCCCATTCGCGTCTGTTCCTGGTCGCTTTCGCCAGAGCATCTTGAGAGCCGGGCCATTGCCTTCGCAGCCATTCAATGCTCGCCAACCAGGGTAAGTCTACAGTCCTAAACCTCTCTATGCACGAATTGACTTTCTAATCTCTCCAAGCCCAGAATGTCCCCAATCAGTCCTACCCTTTCCTTCATACTGGACTGCGCCACCACCCAGTGGGTATCCCGCCCTAGAAAAGCCCATCCAAGATGAGTTCAACTGCCTGAACCTATCCATCACCGCACCGCGCAAGACTCTTGAATCCGGCCAGAACGTTCCTGTACTGCTCTTTATCCATGGCGGTGCTTTCATGGGCGGAAGTCAGTCAATCCAGCTATCTGGACGCGAAATCTACGATGCTACCGATCTAGTAAGGGCAAGTCTCGCTCGGGAGCAGCCAATCGTAGTGGTCACTATCAACTACCGCGTGGGacttcttggcttcctcaCCTCGGAGAAGCTGGCTGAGAGGAGTCGTGCTCATAATGAGGCAATTGGTAACTACGGACTCCATGACCAACGACAGGCGCTGGAATGGGTCTCTGAAttcatcgctggcttcgGAGGTGCCTCAGATCGCATCACCATTCATGGAACTAGCGCGGGCGGTGCTTCGTGCCATTACCAGGTCAACTTTCCCAATCGCAAGTTCCAAAGCGCCATTCTGTCCAGTGGAACATCTGTTGGTATCGCATCTCGGCCTATGCCATGGCATCAGGAGCGCTTCGACTATGTGCTATCTCAACTACCAAGCCTACAGGCGGATGATTCTCTACTTAATTCATTGGTAAATCTTCCTCTAGAACAGCTCTTACCAGCATCGCCGCCATCACTCTACAGCCCACTCGTTGACGGTGAGTGGGTTCCCGAGGCGGGTCTCAAACCGACACTGGAAAAGTTGGGCAAGGCTGGTGAGCCCTTACCGAATTTGATGATCGGTGCAACAGAATATGAGCGAGATCTCACGTTGATGCTATTGTCCGATCTGTCGAAGCCTCTGCCGCATCCCCCTCTACCAGAGGCACAGATACTCCCTATTGCGCGGGAGGTGCTTGCAGGTAGCGCCATGACGCCTCAGTTGAACTCTGACGACAGTCCCTTCTGTGTTTCTGAAGTTGCCCAAGCGTATAACCTGACTCGAGAAAAGTCTTGCTTAGACTCATTCGAGGACCTAGCAGGCCTAATGGCGGACGTGGCATTCCGGACTCCGCCAATTTACTCGGCAGgagtcatcaagaagcaccAGATTGCACACGATCATTCGTCACACGTGCTTCTCTACGAGATTCAAGCTACGAACCCGTATAAGAATTGGCCACTTGGCTATAAGAGAGCCAACCATGGTATTAAtgacatcttcctcttcaacccagCAGAAGACCAGGTCCCAGCTGAACACCTTGAGAACTGGGTGTCTACCGTGGGCCAGATCCGCGCTGCGTGGCTTGACTTTTGTTATGGAAAAGCGCCTTGGGCTCCGTTCGAGTGGTCGGAGGATGTTGAATCGCTGGGGGGTATTTACGTGTTCCCAGATAGTGGGGAGGGCAGATTGTGCAAGACGTTGGATGAGGTGGATGgtacagctacagctacgCGATGGCGTGCACTTTTGAGGACTTCTCTTGAATGTATTTAGCTGGCTTTATTTTTCCATGTCACGTTACCCCTGATATATCCTTGTTTCACTTAGAAACCTCTTTCTTCATCGGCGCTTAACAAGAGTGCATCAATGGCTGATTTCTCCAGCCACTGAGTGCTAAGAACCTCCATACTCTACCTCAATATCTATTCTGGCTCAAGTCGGCGATCTGGCCGCTTTGAAATTTGCACTGTAGATATTGATATTACTGAGAGTTTGTATAAACTTTTTCTAGATAATAAAAAGGGACAAAGAAAGTGATTGATGCTAAGAATAATTGAGACTGAAGCATGTATTGTGTGTAGATAACTGTGCATGTTGAGCGCCTTGGGAGAAATAtctcttgtttgtttttGCCAAGTGTACTATAGCCACAGGCTTTCTAGTAGCACTACCTGTCTAAATTTTATCCCTTCTAGATCGAATATGTGAGAAATCGTGTTAATTCGTTTGTCCAACTGCGCACAGGATCATCAAGAGCTAACCCAAGACCATGCGGGCCATCGGGCAAGATCAAAACCTGAGCCTTTCTCTTATGCGCAGCCATGGCTTCAGCAAACATCAGAGTGTTTTGCACAGGAACAGCTTGATCGTCAAACGTGTGGAACAAAAATGTCGGGGGCGTTGTATCAGATACCAAGTTCTGAGCTGATAGATCATGCAATTCCTCGGCCGTCGCGTTAGGCCCGAGTAGATTGTCACGAGAACCAGCATGCGTATAGTTGCCTTCTAAAGTAATAACAGGATACGCGAGGATGCCGAAATCCAGACCGGCTTTGGGGTTGGTGAGGGTTGTGGATGCAAGGTGACCGCCTGCTGAGAAGCCCCAAATACCGAGCTTCTCTATTTTTGGGTTCTCATGGCGTATCTTCCTGAGAGCAGCGAAGACTTCCTTCTCGGGCTTGGGATAGATAGGTGCAGTTGCATTGAGTGTCGTGGTGTAATCAAGAACCCACGCATCGATGCCAAGCTTATTCAGGTATGCAGCTGGATTGTAACCTTCCTTGACAATAGAGACATGACTGTAACCACCACCAGGGCAGATAAGTACACCAGTGCCTGTGGAATTGGCCGCCAGAAAGGCTGTAAGCTTTGCGAAATCGAGCCTATCGAGTTGGTGAGCTCTAGTAACATGAGGCTATTATGCAACGGACAAGGCGCTTAACTGACTTCATGGTGTCTCCGCCTGCGTCAAAAGCAACTGAACTCTCAAGCTTAACAGACTGGTTGGacgtcatcttcaacagcagaaCTCGTCAAGATATGTATCGTATTATGTGCAGATCACTTTGGGGGCGGGACGTCTTTGGGGTTTCGTTCTGAATTACCCCGCGATGTCGAATCTCATCCGACCTAAAACCCTTGTAACCACTTTGACTTCTATTCGTCCGGCTATACAATTAAAGCGTCCATCATTATATAACAGCACAAGTCCATGAATGAAGGATAATAACCATTAGGTCATTGGCGGAAAATTGTGGGGTAGAGACTCCCTCTATCAACCAAGATTATGAGCTCATAGCTGGCCCTTCAACCCGCGATTTAATAATCGAGCTGTCATTCAATACTGAAGTCCAAGCTCCTAGCACTCAAAGCATTGAAGCTTGGAGACCACTTAGTGGAAATGAGATGCTTTGGCGTTCTTGACAGGATTTATTCCGCTTGACTGTCTACTACTATATGATCCGTTCGCAGTATCAGGAGTTCTTACCAGAGGCTTCACTTTCATCTAGACATTGTTGTCAACTCTGGTCGCAATGGTACATCTATTTAGGATACGTGGCAAAGAGAAAGTTGTACGACTTAGATCGAAAAAGAACACTAATATATAACTATATACAGGCCAGTATGCGTCTCTGTAAGCTGAAACGAATATAGACGATGAATAAAAGACCCACGATTGACATCGCACCCGCATAATAAGCAGCAGGCCTAAATACTGAAAGACTGGTATCGCCACTGTCTGCAAGCGAGTAAATTCCCGAAGCAATAGGTGTACCCTAATATTCTGGTCAGCAAGGAGTGTTGAGAGGGCATATCAGTGTGACATACGAAGAAGAATCCACAGAACCAAGTAGTCCAAACGATAGGCAAGATGCCGAGAGTATTCTCTGGTCCCATTGTGGCGCCGAGCATGGGAGGAACCAGACTGAAGAAAGCTCCACAGCCAATGCCGTTGAACACGaggaagacggagaagatTCCGACCGAGGACGCCAATGGCCATACGACGAGCGAGCTGAGACCAATAAAGAGGAGACAGACAATCAAGCTGTTCAAAGGACCAAGCAAGTGGTCTGCAGTATAGCCTCCTAAAACCCGGCCAACGGTAGAAGCTAAATTCCAAGCCGCCAGGATGATAATGGCAATCTGATTAGAGTATCCCATGGATCGAGTGAAGATGGGGATGAAGTATGGTGGGACAAACAAGGGGAAGCATGACAAAGCTGTgccggcgatgatgaggaggaagcgAGGTTCTCGGAAGCGATGCCTAATCACGGTCAACATGCTATGGAGATAACAGATAACAGGGTGACTCACCACTGAAGCTTCAAGCCGGCACTCATGGATCCCTCGGGTTGCTGGATGAAGTATGAAGCTGGGATACAGACTCCCCAGAGCATGAAACTAAGAATGCGGAACGTCCACGCGACATCGACTTGTTTCACGAGAAGATTCGTCGCGATACTCATGACAGCTGCACCAAGGCTGCCTCCGCCAAACACGATACCCATAGCCAGGCCACGGTGTCTCTTGAACCACCTCAGCGGAGCAGTCGAGCATGCCTAGCACCATTAGCATATTCCCATACCCTCCTTCGTCTCAAACTTACAAAGATGGATAATCCTCCTCCAATGCCAAATATCACACCATGGAAGACAAAAAGAGCTCCAACATGTTTTGTCGTCCAACTGGCAAGGAATTCACCCAGGCCCATCAAGACACCACCAGCTAGAGCAGTCTTCTGATAACCAAGCTTTCGAACAGCGATTCCAGAGAGAATACTGAGCGATATCATGAATGATGTTGCGAGTGATCCGACGaaggtcaaggtcgtcaGGTTTGTTCCGGTTACTTCGACGAGTCTGACTTGCATGATGCCCCAGGAGTAGATCACACCGAGGTAAACGAAGAGAGaacatgctgctgctgctacaGCTATCCACCCTTTAGGATTATCGAATTCGAccgctggtggtgttggagtGGATTCATTGTCGGGTTGTGAGATGTCGGTGTCGTTACCTTTTTCGTTATCCGACGAGttcgatgagcttggccaCTCCGGACCTGTGCTATCTTTCGGTGCTGACATATTTAATCTCATTACACAaacagcaagaaaagaaacaatggTCTGTGAATGTTTAGAAAGTCAACTGTTCGAGAAAGTTCTCTGGTTAAATATCTGATCCGGCATCTGACCTCGGTTCTCACAATAGCGAAaccgacgacgagaaccGACGCCCTGAACCTGTCAACCCATCTCAGTGGGTCACAGCGTATGATACTGTTTGTCATGGGAATTCCATGACACAGCGACGGGCCGAACTCGATCGGCTCGTCGGTGTTCGGCTGGAAAAACTGTCTTTCCCGAGTTCCGATGGAGATGGTCGGTTTTCGGGTTTGATGTTTTATAAATGGACAGAGGAATTCTTTGAGTCTATTGCAAAACAATTTCAGTAAAACGAAAAGAACATTCTCTTCAATCATTTAATTATAGAATTCGCTTTTCTTCTGCCTCAATTCTTCACTATCAGACATGGCGCCTTCAAAGATTGAGGACTTCACTGAAGTCTCCACCTACCAACCATCCATGCCCGTCAAGCCCATacatcaagaagggcatTTGATGCACAGATCTCTCGTCCAACATCCTTACATGGTAGAGTTCGCTCGTGGCGTTGAACTCAAGTTATCGACCGGCCAAACAATCATCGACGGTTGTGCCGGCGCAGCAGTTGCCCTCATCGGCCACGGCAACGACGAGGTCATCCAAGCGATCACCGACCAAGCTCGCAAAGTCAGCTACGTCCACACACAATCCTACACAACGGCACCAGCTGAAGAGCTCGCCAATGTTATACTAGAGGGTAATCCCCATGGCCTTGAAAAAGCTTTCTTTgttggcagtggcagtgaggctgttgagtctgCTCTGAAACTAGCCCGCCAGTATCACTATGAGAAGGGAGAGCTCGATAGAGTGCACATTGTGTCTAGACGCCAATGCTATCATGGAAATACGATGGCTACCATGTCTATCTCGACGAACAAAGCGCGCCGAGCTCCGTACCATGGGTTCTTGTATCCTCATGTCTCTCACGTCTCGCCTGCCTTCGCATATCACTACAAAGACGACTCCGAGACTGAAGAGCAATTCACAGCAAGGCTTCTGCTcgaacttgaggaagagTTTCTACGCGTTGGTCCCAAGAACGTCGCTGCTTTCATCGCGGAAACAGTCGTCGGCGCGACGACGGGTTGTGTCGCTGCGCCAGCCGGTTACTTCAAGGGCGTTAGGGCCATCTGCGATAAATACGGCGTGATCAtgattcttgatgagatcatgtGCGGCGTTGGTCGAACAGGCACGTTTTTCGCTTTTGAGCAGGAGGGCGTAGTACctgacatcaccaccatcgcgaaaggtcttggtggtggttacGCTGCCATTCGCTGGTGTTCTTATCCACAAGAAGGTCGTTGATGTCCTCAGACAAGGCTCGGCTGCTTTCAACCACGGGCATACATATCAAGCCCATCCAATTTCATGCGCTGCTGCATTAGCGGTGCAGAAAGTGCTACGCCGCGAGAACTTGGTTGAGCGATGTCGCAAGATgggtcttgtcttggagaGGCTGCTTCGAGATGAGCTGAAGGACTGCAAGTCTGTTGGTGATATTCGAGGTCGAGGCCTTTTCTGGGGCGTTGAGTTCCTCAGAGATGTGACGTCTAAGAAGCCTTTTGATCCTTCGGCTAAGTTTGGTTTGTTGGTGCAGCAGATTGCTTTTGAGAAGGGTGTTGCGTTGTATCCGGGCGGTGCAACgattgatggtgttgatggtgatcATATTCTGCTTGCGCCGCCTTTCACGATCACGGAAGATCAATTGGCTACTATTTGTCAGGTGTTGAAGGAGGCAGTAGTGGAAGCCGAGACAATGATGCTATCTTCATAGAAAGGCTTATCCCGAATTGTCTATTTAGAGATGTGATGTCAAAAGAGGGTTAGATTATACACTTGATAGaataatatatattttttataGTTTCTAAAATCTATTTTATCCTAGACCTAGCTTAATTAAAACTACGAATTGCTTATAACTTGCTTAGAAATTGaactattaatataatatacttgTCAAAAGCCTTTTAAAACAGAACCCTACTGTCTATTGAATACATTGTAGTTAATATCTTCTGTTAATTACTCAGCATTACATTTTGATCCCTTCTTATATTCCCGCCGAGCTGCTTCTAAGAACGCTACAACtgctggatgatgatatttctCTGCAAGCTTCTCTGCTGTGCTGCCAAAGAAGGTGGTAGCCATTATGCCGGCACCGTAGTCTACAAGTAGCTTAACAATATCTAGGTGGCCCTGATGCGCGGCTGCATGTAAGGGAGTTCGGTTTCTTGGTCCCAgcatatcaacatcctcccGCTCTTCTTGCAGACGCTTTTGTGCTTCGGCTATAGACCCGGCTTCGCAGGCATCGTAAAGAGATTGTATTGGTGACCCAAACGATGGAAATGGTGGAGGTAGTGTAAAGCCTGCCTTAGAGAGACAGGCAATTAGATCCTTGTCCGTCAGACGGTTGAGCCTTGATGGAAGCCATTTCCAGGCTTTCTCGAGTATAGCAGGGTTGACGGTGAGGATATTCTTGAGAATTGCGGGTTAAATGGCACCGacgagaaagaagatggcgtGACAGCCAGTGTCTAATGCATTGAAAACAGCGTCTTGTAAGTTCCTGATAAGATTGGTGCTTGCTTCTCTCGTCTGTGATCTCGTTCCCATCGTCATAGTTCTCTGACTCTGCATAAGATGCCAGACGAACTTGGGGATCGGTTGCATGATAGGCTGGTTCATGTATTTTTCTTGGACAACAGGGACGACGGTACGAAAGTACTCCTTTAGGATGCTTACGTGCTTGAACCTGGCAATCTCAACGAGCCATCTGGACAGACTGTCGAGCGTAGGGGTATATGACAGAAGCTGTGCTACTTCACCGGGCTCTCGTATCCCTAGTAGTGGAATGACTTGGCTAGAGGGAGAGTCAACGCTTTTCTCTAAACACGGAACTGCCCCGGCGTGCAGCTAGGTGACCGTGATGTCGTGGTGGTGGAGCCGCACGGCGCATTCCAGCGGCGTCGTGCCTTGCTCGGTATACTTGATGGCATCGGCACCAGCTGATAGAAGGACTTCGACACATTTCGGGTGTCCGCCTACTTCTCAACGCCGGTGCAACTGTAGACGTTTTCGACAGTGAGGGCATGACGGCGCTGTCTCTGGCAATCGATAATGGTTTCCTCGGACCCGTCGAACTATTATTACAACATGAAGCAGATCCGAATGCTACTTCAAATACAATATAATAGATGCTACACGGTCCAAATATATTAAACAGAATGAGAAGTTCACCTAGGGCTATGGTTCAAAACTATATCACATATTGACACCAAGACCCGTGACATCAAGTGTTCTTTGATTGGCGGCATTGGTCAGTTTGTCGATGTCAGCTGCTGAATCTCTTATCAGGAACGTCGTTGGCATAGAAACCATCAGTACACTGGTCTAGTAGCTAATCTCGTGAGATAAAATTTTGTGAAGCTGAGTTCCAGTTTAGGAATAGTGGCAGATTACTGTGAAAATGCGGGAAATTCCGTGCTAGGTCTTACAACGGTTTAAGGCTGAAAGATAAAAAGGCGGAGGCGCAGCAGGAGGTAAAGTTCTTAAAATCTTCCAATATCCTTAAAGTGTTCCTATTGCTATCCTGGAGttctcttcccttccttACTTACAGACCAGAGAAGGCCTCATACGGTGAAGATTATATATTTGATTTGCCTAACCTTTCCGCCTGATTACACGTTACCTCTCCACTGAATCATCGAGCTAAAAAAGCCCGTTCATGGCCAGGCCGCTCTGAAGTCGCAATTGCCTGTTGGTGCTGTGAGCTCCGTGACTAATATGTTGCCGTCCACGGAGCCTCGAGTGGCTGCTGGCCctcgccatgatcttcctACGGTTCCAGCTGCGTGTCTTGTTTGCGTGAGTTCTGCACATCGTCCCCACACCGCCTATTACGTCTAGTGATCCCATGGCGTGatctcgaagatgatgttggaaaATAAACGGATGCTGACATTGGTCTTGCGCCTAGCGTAGAAGGCACCTCAAATGCGATGGGGAACGTCCTTGTTCCCGTTGTAGAACCGCTGATCTTGATTGCGTCTATGCAGTGTCCCGTCGCGGTTATAATGGCCGCAAACGCTTAACCGGTCGATCCTCAAGTCAGCGTAAAGGCACCGGCATAACCGTCCCTGTCCTTGACGCCGCAGTCACGGTTGTCGGCCCTCCCCCTGCGGCGCCTGCACTGGAATTTCCTTCTGTCCTTGATCCCACCATCTTTCTTGGCAGTGTCACAAGTTACTCGAACGTTGATACATGCTTCCCTATCGCCGCGTTCTCTCAGACTATTGCGTCAACTAGTTTGCCCGGGTTTACTTCTCAGACTCTGGTTAGCGGCACTGGCAACCGAATACCCCGGACACTTCCTTTAAGTGAACGTTTTATCGGCTCGTTCTATCTAAATTTCTACGCCGCTCATCCCTTCATACCGCCAaaggagcttcttctcatcctaGCACAGCAGACCTCATTGGAGCCCCTCCTTGCAGCGATACGTTGGATTGGTTCCCTATACATCGAGCAAGATAGCTCTCGCAGACTTTTCACAGATGCATCCCGCCTAATAGATGGTGCACCTCTCAGAAACGGCTTCTTAGTACAGGCGATGCTGCTTATCATAATTGGACTTGACGGCAACCGTCAAGAAAAAAAGGCCAGAAAGCTTATGGAAGATGCCATTGATATCTCGATTCAGATCAAATTGAACTGCGATCCATTTGCAGCCACAAATGGACAAGGAATTCCCGTACTGGAAGAGAGCTGGCGAAGGACATGGTGGGAGCTTTACGTTGTGGATGCCCTTATGTCGGGGGTGCATCAAACCAACACTTTTGTTCTGTATGATGTACCTACAGATGTCGGTCTGCCTTGTGAAGAGAACCAGTATCTCACAGGGGTAAGTCGTTATAGAGCCTGGTACTCACTGTATGCTTACAAGATCTAGCAAATACCTCCTCCCATTCACCCATATGATACGGAAACCTTGGGACTGTTTGACCCCACGCCGTATTCTTCGTACACCTATCGGGTCCAATGTGCCTGCATCTTGGGTGTTTTTCAGAAAATGCCATCAGATGTCGACCATATAGCCAGGCTTCTCGCGAACTGGATGCTCCGCTTACCGCCATCAAAATACGACGCTTATTGTGATGGCAAGttagatgagatgatgttccaGGCCATCATGATGTGGCAGGCTATTTCTATTCTTGTACACCAGCCTCACTCACAGCTGGATTCATCACTGACTTATTATATCAAAGCGTCCAACACACCAGCTGAGTCCAGCGATGCCTTCAACTCGCACACCAAACATACGATTCGGGCTGCCAGGGAGCTTAGCAAGTTAATTAGCTATCGTGTTCCTCTCCTTAAACACACACATTTCTTTGCTTACATGGTAACGCTCTCGTCTACAATCCACCTCAGCAGATGGTCATTGGCCTTTGTGGCCCAAGACGATCAGGATCTTCGTCAGAATATGAGTCAGAATATTGGAGCACTTGTCAAGTACGCTGAGGTATGGCCCATGGCGCAACATTTGGGGATGCAAGTAAAGAGAATGGCAAAAGAGGTGTATAGAATAAAGAAACTCTAGTAATACCATGTCTTAAAATAAGTAGTTCTTTTCTTATACTTTCCATAAGCCTACTCGCAACCCTTTTCCACTAGTTATTCTTCTCCGTATTCCactttccatcatcataacCAGTACAGTCACCCTCATATTTGCCAGGGTACcagctgccatcatcgtGGCCATTACCGTTGCCTTCATATCTCCCGGGATGCCAGGACCCATcatccttcctcttctccaactcttcgGGGACCAACTGCCTGTTGTCAAAATTGTCTCCCTTGGCTCCGTATAAAGCAGGAACCTGCTTGCCAGTATCGGCAGGCTTCCCGGTAGGGAGTCCTAAAGCTGTGGCGGCAAAGAcggcaaagccaagaagaaaatagTTGCGATACATTGTAGATATGTAGATATGTAGATATTGTGAGGCAGGGAGggaatgaagaagctcggAGTAACGGCAAGGATTTATTAAGGTTAAAATAACTAAAGATTAAAGGGCTGTTTGAGGGCTAcgtttgttgttgaagtgtCGATGATAATTATAATAGACACAACAACAGGATATTACAGCCTCTTATCATTAAATCTCTGACATATGTAGCCTCATGGAAGTCATTTTAATCCCTTTCAACCATCACCTGGAAGGGTCGTAGACTCATAATTTCCCGGCATTCTCGACAATATTCTCACCGCCGTTTCCTTGAGGTGGTGATATTATGATGGCTTAGGCCATGTCCAGCCACTTCATATTTCTGACAGCGTACATCAGTAGCTGCTTACTGCTCATTTCGCAATAGTGTAACAGAAGCCCTCGGTCGCGAACAAGTCACCCCAAGTGAGTTCAGGCCATCTAATCGAAAGCTGACAGCCGGGGGTGGAACCTCGGTTAGCTTCCCTCAGCACCAGgggagccttgagctgaagggGCTGTACCTGTATAGCCCTAAGACGTTGCATGGGAAGTGCAATTTTTCTATCTTGATAATTGACGATGGAGAGTCTAGACCCCTATGAGAAGCCCCACGGTAACCAATCAGAGATGTGGACATCGGGGAAGGCGACTGACCCGCTGACGTGAGCATCGCTGTCCGCTGACAGTAGCTGCTCAAGCCGAAACGAGCTGGCGATTCAATTGGGATGTTGCAGTTGGTCAATCTCGAGCCAAAAGCAGTTCTGGCAAAATATCAAGTTGGCTGTGCACGATGGGCCTCCCGGGTTGGCAGAGAGTCAAGCATAAAAGATGTCCCAACGTACGTCAGAGAAGTGTTTTCCCATCACATACCACCTTGAATCCTGCTTCTAATCAAGTTCTATCACCATGAACattctgtttctttctttgctctGGCCTGCTGTAACCAGCGCTGCAGCTTGTAAGCCAACCTCCCCTAAATCGAAAG comes from the Fusarium verticillioides 7600 chromosome 11, whole genome shotgun sequence genome and includes:
- a CDS encoding hypothetical protein (At least one base has a quality score < 10); this translates as MAPSKIEDFTEVSTYQPSMPVKPIHQEGHLMHRSLVQHPYMVEFARGVELKLSTGQTIIDGCAGAAVALIGHGNDEVIQAITDQARKVSYVHTQSYTTAPAEELANVILEGNPHGLEKAFFVGSGSEAVESALKLARQYHYEKGELDRVHIVSRRQCYHGNTMATMSISTNKARRAPYHGFLYPHVSHVSPAFAYHYKDDSETEEQFTARLLLELEEEFLRVGPKNVAAFIAETVVGATTGCVAAPAGYFKGVRAICDKYGVIMILDEIMCGVGRTGTFFAFEQEGVVLVVVTLPFAGVLIHKKVVDVLRQGSAAFNHGHTYQAHPISCAAALAVQKVLRRENLVERCRKMGLVLERLLRDELKDCKSVGDIRGRGLFWGVEFLRDVTSKKPFDPSAKFGLLVQQIAFEKGVALYPGGATIDGVDGDHILLAPPFTITEDQLATICQVLKEAVVEAETMMLSS